From a single Aneurinibacillus sp. REN35 genomic region:
- a CDS encoding Bax inhibitor-1/YccA family protein translates to MNLAAVAAEQRRYIQRVFSWMFVGLLLTAIVAYLLSGNENVLAYFNEHPYAFFGIVVAELVMVFYLSARVHKLSVTSATLLFFVYAALNGITFSLLFALYTSSSIVLTFLITAGMFGALALYGYVTKRDLSKMGSILFMALIGLILATLVNFFLQSSSLYWITTYAGVIIFCGLTAYDIQKIKEANVLGNEGSDEETKEAIMGALILYLDFINLFLYLLRIFGNRD, encoded by the coding sequence TTGAACCTCGCAGCGGTTGCCGCTGAACAGCGGCGTTATATCCAGCGTGTCTTCTCATGGATGTTCGTTGGATTATTGCTGACGGCTATCGTCGCTTACCTGCTCAGCGGAAATGAGAATGTATTAGCTTATTTTAACGAACATCCGTATGCATTTTTTGGCATAGTAGTCGCGGAGCTTGTGATGGTATTTTATTTATCAGCACGTGTACACAAGTTATCGGTTACGAGTGCGACCCTTCTTTTCTTTGTTTACGCCGCGCTTAATGGCATCACGTTTTCGCTGTTGTTTGCTCTATATACATCAAGCTCCATCGTACTCACCTTCCTTATTACAGCCGGTATGTTCGGTGCATTGGCCTTATACGGTTATGTGACAAAGCGCGATCTCTCAAAAATGGGTTCCATTCTATTCATGGCGCTCATTGGATTGATTCTGGCAACTTTGGTCAATTTCTTTCTTCAAAGCAGCAGTTTGTACTGGATTACAACATATGCAGGCGTCATTATTTTCTGCGGCCTTACCGCATATGACATCCAAAAAATCAAAGAAGCAAACGTCCTTGGGAATGAAGGATCTGACGAAGAAACCAAAGAGGCCATTATGGGCGCACTTATTCTCTATCTTGATTTCATTAACTTATTTCTTTATCTGCTGCGTATCTTTGGCAATCGGGACTAA